The Bacillota bacterium genome contains a region encoding:
- a CDS encoding phosphoglycerate dehydrogenase has product MMKVLVCDPIAEQGIERLRQESDIEVTVATGLPREELIACVPAYDALIVRSETKVTREVLEAGTNLKAVGRAGVGVDNIDIDAATKRGVVVLNAPEGNTIAAVEHTIAMLMSLARNIPQAHASLKAGKWNRKAFMGVQVDGKTLGVIGLGRIGSEVARRMHALGMHALGFDPFVAPERCTELGIEIVDLPRLFSSADFITVHVPMTKETRHMIGAKEFAQMKDGVRVINCARGGVIDEQALYDAVKSGKVAGAALDVFEQEPLEESPLLELDQVIVTPHLGASTEEAQINVAMHIAEEIIKVLKGDFFKNAVNVPSVPPALLAKLKPFMPLAESLGRLYTELAVGGHGRIEVIYRGLLAEQDVALLTTAVLKGVLDPILQEKLNLVNARFVASERGIRVAEVKERDGDRYPAVIEVRGETDEGIRSVAGCLGENGLSRLVRINDYPLDLVPSGYMLVIDYADRPGVIGRVGTILGRNNINIAYMQVGRKSAGGQAVMVLGIDDPASGDVLAEVARVPEVTRVRPVEWWQAQQ; this is encoded by the coding sequence ATGATGAAGGTGCTTGTTTGTGACCCTATAGCGGAACAGGGAATCGAAAGGCTCCGCCAGGAGAGCGATATCGAGGTTACGGTGGCCACGGGCCTGCCCCGGGAGGAGCTCATCGCCTGCGTGCCGGCGTATGATGCCCTTATAGTCAGGAGCGAGACAAAGGTCACCCGCGAGGTGCTGGAGGCTGGGACGAACCTGAAGGCGGTCGGGCGCGCGGGGGTCGGGGTCGATAACATCGATATAGACGCCGCGACAAAGCGGGGCGTGGTCGTTCTCAATGCCCCGGAGGGCAATACCATCGCCGCGGTTGAGCATACGATAGCCATGCTCATGTCGCTCGCACGGAATATACCCCAGGCTCACGCCTCGCTCAAGGCGGGGAAGTGGAATCGCAAGGCGTTCATGGGGGTGCAGGTCGACGGCAAGACGCTTGGGGTCATCGGGCTGGGCCGGATTGGAAGCGAGGTCGCCCGGCGCATGCACGCCCTCGGGATGCATGCCCTGGGCTTTGACCCGTTCGTCGCCCCCGAGCGCTGCACCGAGCTGGGCATAGAGATTGTTGACCTCCCGCGGCTGTTCTCCTCAGCGGATTTCATCACTGTCCATGTGCCCATGACAAAAGAGACCCGCCATATGATAGGGGCGAAGGAATTCGCGCAGATGAAGGACGGGGTCAGGGTCATAAACTGCGCGCGGGGAGGCGTCATTGACGAGCAGGCTCTCTATGACGCCGTCAAAAGCGGGAAGGTGGCGGGCGCCGCGCTCGACGTCTTCGAGCAGGAGCCCCTCGAGGAATCCCCGCTCCTGGAGCTCGACCAGGTTATCGTGACGCCGCACCTTGGGGCTTCAACTGAAGAGGCCCAGATAAACGTGGCGATGCACATCGCCGAGGAGATCATCAAGGTTCTGAAGGGCGATTTTTTCAAGAATGCGGTAAATGTCCCCTCGGTGCCTCCCGCGCTTCTCGCTAAATTAAAGCCCTTTATGCCCCTGGCCGAGAGCCTTGGCCGGCTCTATACAGAGCTCGCAGTGGGCGGGCACGGGCGGATCGAGGTTATATACAGGGGGCTGCTGGCGGAACAGGATGTAGCCTTGCTGACCACGGCGGTCCTGAAGGGCGTTCTCGATCCAATACTCCAGGAGAAGCTCAACCTCGTCAACGCGCGGTTTGTCGCAAGCGAGCGCGGCATAAGGGTCGCGGAGGTAAAGGAGCGGGATGGGGACAGGTACCCCGCCGTCATAGAGGTGCGCGGGGAGACGGATGAGGGAATCAGGTCCGTGGCCGGGTGCCTCGGCGAGAATGGCCTGTCCAGACTCGTGCGGATCAATGACTACCCGCTTGACCTCGTCCCGTCAGGGTATATGCTGGTTATAGACTACGCGGACAGGCCGGGCGTGATTGGCAGGGTTGGAACCATTCTCGGGCGCAATAATATAAATATCGCCTATATGCAGGTCGGCAGGAAATCCGCAGGTGGACAGGCTGTTATGGTTCTCGGCATCGATGATCCTGCCTCGGGCGATGTCCTCGCTGAGGTCGCGCGCGTGCCGGAGGTTACAAGGGTCAGGCCCGTGGAGTGGTGGCAGGCGCAGCAGTGA
- a CDS encoding DUF1015 domain-containing protein — protein MAEIVPFRGIFYNLDRIGDAEKVVTPPYDVISAEEQEMYYGRSDYNIIRLILGKEFEGDNEVNNRYTRAAAFYNGWRDEGILVEDSSPALYVYEQDYIINTGIGPSTGMSRDVDGDAGAGGGPRKKVTGVIGAVKLEEFDKGVILPHEDTLPGPKQDRLELMRATGANFSPIFALYSDAERRVDRLIQQITQTLPRIDMIDGAGTRHRLWSISNPGLIYLIVKEFRRKQLFIADGHHRYETALVYRNEMRRRANSEKDLASVEAGWGAPYEYIMMLLVNMDTEGLTVLPTHRLIGDAPELHEYIDSAGGSPESGARAGAGPGAIAEKLAGLVGPVFNLRTFDDLEGALDEMSRARAFICYFGHKQYCLLTMRDDEVTSRRVGDIFDAAGVTQRLRRELDVAILHVVLLGHFFSISDESFKQRGAYTRDAAEAIRLVDEGKFKAAFLVNPTRLDQIAAIASAGEKMPQKSTYFYPKPLTGLVIRSLIR, from the coding sequence ATGGCAGAGATCGTGCCTTTCAGGGGCATATTCTACAATCTTGATAGGATTGGTGATGCTGAGAAGGTAGTAACGCCGCCTTATGATGTGATAAGCGCCGAGGAACAGGAGATGTACTACGGGCGCAGCGACTACAATATAATTCGCCTCATCCTTGGAAAGGAATTCGAAGGCGACAATGAGGTAAATAACAGGTATACTAGGGCCGCTGCGTTTTATAATGGGTGGCGGGACGAAGGCATCCTGGTGGAGGATTCGTCGCCGGCCCTTTATGTCTATGAGCAGGATTATATTATAAATACGGGCATAGGCCCGAGTACGGGCATGAGCCGGGACGTGGACGGGGATGCGGGCGCAGGCGGGGGACCCAGGAAGAAGGTCACCGGCGTGATCGGTGCAGTCAAGCTCGAGGAGTTTGACAAGGGCGTGATCCTGCCCCATGAGGATACGCTGCCCGGCCCAAAACAGGACAGGTTGGAGCTCATGAGGGCGACGGGGGCGAACTTCTCGCCCATTTTTGCGCTCTACTCTGATGCCGAGCGGCGCGTCGATAGGCTGATTCAACAGATCACACAGACCCTTCCCCGCATAGATATGATCGATGGGGCCGGGACGCGGCACAGGCTTTGGTCGATCTCCAACCCGGGGCTCATATACCTGATCGTCAAGGAGTTCCGCAGGAAACAGCTGTTCATCGCCGATGGTCATCACCGTTACGAGACTGCGCTTGTCTACAGGAATGAAATGAGGCGCAGGGCTAATAGCGAGAAGGATCTGGCGTCGGTGGAAGCTGGCTGGGGAGCTCCTTACGAGTACATCATGATGTTGCTGGTGAACATGGATACCGAGGGCCTTACCGTGCTGCCGACGCACAGGCTCATCGGCGATGCACCTGAGCTCCATGAATATATCGACTCTGCCGGCGGTAGCCCTGAATCTGGAGCTAGAGCTGGAGCTGGACCCGGGGCTATCGCTGAGAAGCTTGCCGGGCTGGTGGGCCCGGTTTTCAACCTCCGGACGTTTGATGACCTGGAGGGCGCCCTCGATGAAATGAGCAGGGCCCGTGCGTTTATATGTTATTTCGGCCATAAGCAGTATTGCCTTCTAACCATGAGGGATGATGAGGTCACCTCGAGGCGGGTCGGCGATATATTCGACGCGGCGGGGGTCACGCAGAGGCTGAGGCGAGAACTGGATGTCGCTATACTCCATGTAGTTCTCCTCGGGCATTTCTTCAGCATCTCCGATGAATCATTCAAACAGCGAGGAGCTTACACGAGAGATGCGGCGGAGGCGATAAGGCTGGTTGATGAAGGCAAGTTCAAGGCCGCCTTCCTTGTAAACCCGACCAGGCTCGACCAGATAGCAGCTATCGCGAGCGCGGGTGAGAAGATGCCGCAGAAGTCGACCTACTTCTATCCCAAGCCTCTTACCGGGCTTGTGATACGGAGCCTTATCCGCTGA
- a CDS encoding MBL fold metallo-hydrolase produces MELKFIGAARTVTGSCYLLELEKTRIMVDCGMFQGIRELRVLNYSDFPFDPRGIDFLLLTHAHIDHSGLIPRLCKKGFKGRIISTEATRDLCGIMLPDSGHIQELEAEWHGRKGERVGEPHTEPLYTADDAEKSLGLFNPVPLDKMIDLNSEVSVRFREAGHILGSSIIELWAHSGEARRKIVFSGDLGCVNQPVIRDPAFVADADTLLVESTYGNRVHEDRLIRIAKLRDTVNRTMERGGNLIIPAFAVARTQDVLYELSRLMAEGDVPPLKVYIDSPLAVAATEIFERHKESYDVETRELIEAGRDPFDFPGLTFIQSTEESRALNEIKSGAVIISASGMCDFGRIKHHLKHNLWRPESTILFVGFQARGTLGRRLQEGEKLVRIFNEEVAVKAEIVSIDGFSSHADKEALLYWVKNFRSLPERIFVVHGEEEASNEFASTLRETLGAWTYVPERGDVIDLETGKIVSEARAVDIAGQEAELLESEKELQDILGVLAVRMKEWRAGRDVKALSETNRRLRELIRNARDLIHEAGSR; encoded by the coding sequence ATGGAATTGAAATTCATCGGGGCAGCCAGGACGGTTACGGGTTCATGCTACCTGCTGGAGCTGGAAAAGACGAGGATCATGGTTGATTGCGGCATGTTCCAGGGGATAAGGGAATTGAGGGTGTTGAATTACTCGGATTTCCCCTTTGACCCGCGCGGTATCGATTTCCTGCTCCTCACCCACGCGCATATCGATCATAGCGGGCTCATCCCCCGGCTTTGCAAGAAGGGTTTCAAGGGCCGGATCATATCCACGGAGGCAACGCGGGACCTGTGCGGCATAATGCTCCCGGATAGCGGCCACATCCAGGAACTCGAGGCGGAGTGGCACGGGCGCAAGGGTGAAAGGGTGGGAGAGCCTCACACCGAGCCCCTCTACACTGCGGACGATGCCGAGAAGAGCCTGGGGCTTTTCAACCCCGTCCCGCTTGACAAGATGATCGACTTGAATAGCGAGGTGTCCGTGAGGTTCAGGGAAGCGGGGCATATACTCGGTTCCTCCATTATCGAGCTCTGGGCCCATAGCGGGGAGGCGCGCCGGAAGATTGTATTCTCGGGGGATCTGGGGTGCGTGAACCAGCCGGTCATCCGGGACCCGGCCTTCGTCGCGGACGCTGATACCCTGCTGGTGGAGTCGACCTACGGGAACAGGGTTCATGAAGACCGCCTCATCAGGATCGCAAAGCTCAGGGATACCGTAAACCGGACCATGGAGCGCGGCGGCAACCTCATAATCCCTGCGTTCGCGGTGGCCAGGACGCAGGATGTATTATATGAGTTGTCGCGCCTCATGGCGGAGGGCGATGTGCCACCGCTCAAGGTTTACATAGACAGCCCCCTTGCGGTGGCCGCGACCGAGATTTTCGAACGCCACAAGGAATCATACGATGTAGAGACGCGGGAACTCATCGAGGCCGGACGTGACCCATTTGATTTCCCGGGCCTCACCTTCATCCAATCCACGGAGGAATCCAGGGCCCTCAATGAGATAAAGAGCGGGGCCGTGATAATCTCGGCGAGCGGCATGTGCGACTTCGGCCGGATCAAGCACCACCTCAAACACAATCTCTGGAGGCCTGAATCCACTATCCTGTTTGTTGGATTCCAGGCCAGGGGCACCCTGGGGAGACGGCTGCAGGAGGGGGAGAAGCTCGTCAGGATCTTCAACGAGGAGGTTGCAGTGAAGGCTGAGATCGTGTCCATAGATGGGTTCTCCAGCCATGCAGATAAAGAGGCCCTTCTTTACTGGGTGAAGAATTTCAGATCGCTGCCCGAGAGGATCTTCGTCGTGCACGGCGAGGAGGAGGCCTCCAATGAATTCGCCTCCACCCTCCGCGAGACGCTTGGGGCCTGGACCTATGTGCCCGAACGGGGTGATGTTATTGACCTCGAGACGGGCAAGATCGTATCCGAGGCCAGGGCGGTGGATATCGCCGGTCAAGAGGCCGAGCTTCTGGAGAGCGAGAAGGAGCTGCAGGATATCCTGGGCGTGCTCGCCGTCAGGATGAAGGAGTGGAGGGCGGGCCGGGACGTAAAGGCATTGAGCGAGACGAACCGGAGGCTGCGTGAGTTGATCCGCAATG